Proteins from a genomic interval of Lolium perenne isolate Kyuss_39 chromosome 1, Kyuss_2.0, whole genome shotgun sequence:
- the LOC127315808 gene encoding RNA polymerase II C-terminal domain phosphatase-like 4 has product MSLVAESPPPSLSSLSDDDHFADLLAAELELELSSAPHGDPSESPTGHDDGEEEEDVVVEVDAVEQGSSKRCRVEEQHKDRRTAVMPDEDAIGSFKDAQIKFCPPHPGYCFGLCTKCGKIQDEEDVSGVHFGYIHKSLSLGTSEMDRLRGAEVKNLLRKRKLGLISDLDHTLINSTRLHDISAAEMDMGILTAASKNADVPNKSLFNLQGMHMLTKLRPFVRKFLEEASNMFEMYIYTMGDQAYAVEIAKLLDPGNVYFGSKVISKSDCTERHQKGLDVVLGDESTAVILDDTGNVWQKHKENLILMERYHYFAVSPRHFGFSDRPLSELMQDERESDGALATILDVLKRIHAIFFESGVETALSSRDVRQVIKRLRQEVLQGCKLVFTRVFRSDCRPQDQIIWKMAEQLGAVCCSEVDSTVTHVVALHAGTDKARWAVKNKKFLLQPRWIEACNYRWHRQPEEGFPVPSSKEKGKEKVAEDAVAAAD; this is encoded by the exons ATGAGCCTCGTTGCCGAGTCACCGCCGCCGTCCCTGTCttccctgagcgacgacgaccatTTCGCCGACCTTCTAGCCGCGGAGCTCGAGCTCGAGCTCTCCTCCGCCCCCCATGGCGACCCGTCCGAGTCACCCACCGGCCACGACgacggagaggaggaggaggacgtggTGGTCGAAGTGGACGCCGTAGAGCAGGGCAG TAGCAAAAGGTGTAGAGTGGAGGAACAACACAAAGATCGAAGAACAGCAGTGATGCCTGATGAAGATGCCATTG GTTCATTTAAAGATGCTCAAATCAAGTTCTGTCCCCCACATCCTGGGTATTGTTTTGGACTTTGCACTAAATGTGGGAAAAtccaagatgaagaagatgtttCAGGAGTTCATTTTGGTTACATCCACAAG AGTTTGAGTCTAGGTACTTCAGAAATGGACAGGCTACGCGGGGCTGAAGTGAAGAATTTGTTGCGTAAAAGAAAACTGGGGCTTATTTCAGACTTGGATCATACTCTGATAAACTCAACCAGACTCCATGATATTTCCGCTGCTGAGATGGACATGGGGATTCTAACTGCTGCATCAAA aaatgcagATGTCCCGAACAAAAGCTTGTTCAATTTACAGGGAATGCATATGCTTACAAAGTTGAGACCCTTCGTCCGTAAATTTTTAGAAGAAGCAAGCAATATGTTTGAGATGTATATATACACCATGGGTGACCAGGCTTATGCAGTTGAAATAGCAAAGCTTCTTGACCCTGGTAATGTCTATTTTGGTTCAAAAGTGATTTCAAAATCTGACTGCACTGAGCGGCACCAGAAAGGTCTTGATGTGGTACTTGGAGATGAAAGCACTGCAGTGATTCTTGATGACACTGGGAAT GTTTGGCAGAAGCACAAAGAAAACCTGATTCTGATGGAGAGATATCATTATTTTGCTGTGAGCCCGCGCCACTTTGGTTTTAGCGACAGACCTTTGTCAGAGTTGATGCAAGATGAAAGGGAGAGCGATGGTGCTTTGGCTACGATTTTAGATGTCCTGAAGCGGATACATGCAATTTTCTTTGAATCG GGTGTTGAAACTGCTCTTTCTTCGCGAGACGTAAGACAG GTAATCAAGAGATTGCGGCAGGAAGTGCTGCAGGGCTGCAAACTAGTCTTCACTCGAGTGTTCCGGTCGGATTGCCGGCCGCAGGATCAGATAATCTGGAAGATGGCCGAGCAGCTGGGTGCCGTTTGCTGCTCCGAAGTGGATTCCACTGTCACGCATGTGGTCGCTTTGCACGCTGGGACAGATAAGGCCCGCTGGGCTGTCAAGAACAAGAAGTTCCTGCTCCAACCCCGCTGGATCGAGGCCTGCAACTATCGGTGGCACCGGCAGCCGGAGGAAGGCTTCCCCGTACCTAGCTCCAAGGAGAAGGGCAAGGAAAAGGTTGCGGAGGATGCCGTTGCCGCTGCTGATTAA
- the LOC127315799 gene encoding RNA polymerase II C-terminal domain phosphatase-like 4: MSLAAESPSPSLSSPSDEDDDFADLLAAELELELSSVADSAPHADPSASPASDHDEEGEDDVVVEVDAVEQGSSKRRRVGEQHQDRTTAMMLDEDATGSFKDDQVKICPPHPGFFGGLCFRCGKSQDEEDGSGVAFGYVHKGLRLGTSEMDRLRGSEVKNLLRDRKLVLILDLDHTLINSTRLHDISATEMDLGIQTAASKDLPNKSLFNLQGMYMLTKLRPFVRKFLEEASSMFEMYIYTMGDKAYAIEIAKLLDPGNVYFGSKVISNSDCTQRHQKGLDVVLGAESTAVILDDTEYVWQKHKENLILMERYHYFAASLRQFGFTDRSLSELMQDERESDGALATILDVLKRIHTIFFDSGVETALSSRDVRQVIKRVRQEVLQGCKLVFTRVFRSDCRAQDQIIWKMAEQLGAVCCSEVDSTVTHVVALHSGTDKARWAVKNKKFLLHPRWIEACNYRWQRLPEEGFPVPKSKEKGKEKVTEDAQTDS, translated from the exons ATGAGCCTCGCCGCCGAGTCGCCGTCGCCGTCCCTCTCTTCCCCgagcgacgaagacgacgacttcGCTGACCTTCTAGCCGCGGAGCTCGAGCTCGAGCTCTCCTCCGTCGCGGACTCCGCCCCCCATGCCGACCCCTCCGCGTCACCCGCCAGCGACCACGACGAAGAGGGGGAGGACGACGTGGTGGTCGAAGTAGACGCCGTGGAGCAGGGCAG TAGCAAAAGGCGTAGAGTGGGGGAACAGCACCAAGATCGAACAACAGCAATGATGCTTGATGAAGATGCCACTG GTTCATTTAAAGATGATCAAGTAAAGATATGTCCTCCACATCCTGGATTTTTTGGTGGGCTTTGCTTTAGATGTGGGAAAAgccaagatgaggaagatggttcAGGAGTTGCTTTTGGTTACGTCCACAAG GGTTTGAGGCTAGGTACTTCAGAAATGGACAGGCTACGTGGGTCTGAAGTGAAGAATTTGTTGCGTGACAGAAAACTGGTGCTTATTTTAGACTTAGATCATACACTGATTAATTCAACCAGGCTCCATGATATTTCTGCTACTGAGATGGACCTGGGGATTCAGACTGCTGCATCAAAAG ATCTTCCGAACAAAAGCTTGTTCAATTTACAGGGAATGTATATGCTTACAAAGTTAAGACCCTTTGTACGTAAATTTTTAGAAGAAGCAAGCAGTATGTTTGAGATGTATATATACACCATGGGTGACAAGGCTTATGCAATTGAAATAGCAAAGCTTCTTGACCCTGGTAATGTCTATTTTGGTTCAAAAGTGATTTCAAACTCTGACTGCACTCAGCGGCACCAGAAAGGCCTTGACGTGGTTCTTGGAGCTGAAAGCACTGCAGTGATTCTTGATGACACTGAGTAC GTCTGGCAGAAGCATAAAGAAAACCTGATTCTGATGGAGAGATATCATTATTTTGCTGCGAGCTTGCGCCAGTTTGGTTTTACCGACAGATCTTTGTCAGAGTTGATGCAGGATGAAAGGGAGAGTGACGGTGCTTTGGCTACGATTTTAGATGTCCTGAAGCGCATACACACAATTTTCTTTGACTCG GGTGTTGAAACTGCTCTTTCTTCGCGAGACGTAAGACAG GTAATCAAGCGGGTGCGTCAGGAAGTGCTGCAGGGCTGCAAACTAGTCTTCACTCGAGTGTTCCGATCGGATTGCCGGGCACAGGATCAGATAATCTGGAAGATGGCCGAGCAGCTGGGCGCCGTTTGCTGCTCTGAAGTGGATTCCACTGTCACTCATGTGGTCGCCCTGCACTCCGGGACAGACAAGGCTCGCTGGGCTGTCAAGAACAAGAAGTTCCTGCTCCACCCCCGCTGGATCGAGGCCTGCAACTACCGGTGGCAACGGCTGCCGGAGGAAGGTTTcccggtacctaaatccaaggagAAGGGCAAGGAGAAGGTTACGGAGGATGCTCAGACTGACTCGTAG